The following coding sequences are from one Thunnus maccoyii chromosome 17, fThuMac1.1, whole genome shotgun sequence window:
- the serinc1 gene encoding serine incorporator 1, protein MGAVLGLCSMASWVPCLCGSAPCLLCRCCPSGNNSTVTRLIYAFFLLLGVGIACIMLMPGMEEQLKKIPGFCEGGMGSSFPGVEGHVNCDVLVGYKAVYRVCFGMAMFFLLFSLLMIKVKSSQDPRAALHNGFWFFKFAAAAAITIGSFFISEGPFTTVWFYVGMAGAFCFILIQLVLLIDFAHSWNESWVEKMEEGNSRCWYAALLSVTAVNYLVSLVSLVLFYVYYTHSDGCTENKVFISINMLLCVAASVMSILPQIQESQPRSGLLQSSLVTLYTMYLTWSAMTNEPDRKCNPSLLGIIGLNSTSPTGQDHVVQWWDAQGIVGLILFLMCVLYSSIRNSSNAQVNKLTLTSDESALIEDGPQTDSFEEGSSPNRAVDNEKDGVTYSYSFFHFMLFLASLYIMMTLTNWYSPDSNYEAMTSKWPSVWVKISSSWICIALYVWTLVAPLVLVNRDFD, encoded by the exons gtccCGTGCCTGTGTGGCAGCGCCCCCTGCCTGCTGTGTCGCTGCTGTCCCAGTGGAAATAACTCCACCGTGACACGCCTCATCTACGCCTTCTTCCTGCTGCTGGGAGTGGGCATCGCCTGTATTATGTTGATGCCCGGCAtggaggagcagctgaagaag ATTCCAGGTTTCTGTGAAGGAGGGATGGGTTCGTCCTTTCCTGGCGTGGAGGGTCATGTCAACTGTGACGTGCTAGTCGGCTACAAGGCTGTGTACCGTGTTTGCTTTGGCATGGCCATGTTCTTTCTGCTCTTCTCTCTGCTCATGATCAAAGTCAAGAGCAGCCAGGATCCCCGGGCTGCACTGCACAATGG GTTTTGGTTCTTCAAATTTGCTGCAGCTGCCGCGATCACTATTGGATCATTTTTCATCTCAGAGGGTCCCTTCACTACTG TGTGGTTCTATGTTGGCATGGCTGGCGCCTTCTGCTTCATCCTCATCCAGCTGGTTTTACTCATTGACTTTGCCCATTCCTGGAACGAGTCCTGGGtggagaagatggaggagggCAACTCTCGCTGCTGGTATGCAG CTCTGCTGTCCGTCACAGCAGTCAACTACCTTGTGTCTCTGGTGTCACTGGTCCTGTTCTACGTTTACTATACCCACTCTGATGGTTGCACTGAGAACAAGGTCTTCATCAGTATCAACATGCTGCTCTGCGTCGCTGCCTCCGTCATGTCCATCCTGCCTCAGATCCAG GAGTCTCAGCCCAGGTCTGGTCTGCTGCAGTCCTCCCTGGTCACCTTGTACACCATGTACCTGACCTGGTCTGCCATGACCAACGAGCCTG acaggaagtgtaaCCCGAGCCTTCTGGGTATTATCGGGCTGAACAGCACCAGTCCTACAGGTCAGGACCATGTGGTTCAGTGGTGGGATGCCCAGGGGATTGTGGGATTGATCCTATTCCTCATGTGTGTCCTCTATTCCAG TATTCGTAATTCATCCAACGCCCAGGTGAACAAGCTGACTCTGACCAGTGACGAGTCTGCTCTGATTGAGGACGGGCCGCAGACTGACAGCTTTGAGGAAGGCAGCAGTCCGAACAGAGCTGTGGACAATGAGAAGGACGGTGTCACCTACTCCTACTCTTTCTTCCACTTCATGCTCTTCCTGGCTTCACTTTACATCATGATGACACTCACCAACTGGTACAG CCCTGATTCCAACTACGAGGCCATGACCAGCAAGTGGCCATCTGTGTGGGTGAAGATCTCCTCCAGCTGGATCTGCATCGCCCTCTACGTGTGGACGCTGGTGGCTCCGCTGGTGCTGGTCAACAGAGACTTTGACTGA